In Naumovozyma castellii chromosome 1, complete genome, one DNA window encodes the following:
- the NRD1 gene encoding Nrd1 complex RNA-binding subunit (ancestral locus Anc_1.109): MSSSETEEGIQSFVTTLESFKELKSGISASRIKKLTTYSLDHVDQEEQLISLIVEYSKTCPDSHKLGSLYIIDSIGRAYLDEARYKEEYIKPTAKSGSCAHGVYLLGEAIRDLLSEAISKSSDDHKNKIRTLIDIWDRAGLFQKNYLNSIRARFFAMAPSSTSTTSTSKNVSSTSLPEDPKERCTLILNNLTPLRQIPNVNIPEELSLVDDPTKQHTALLQLLKDIQAATQFVQMESQSVVAPPPPKQVAHITAEYGSRRDRVRDQRGGRNRSRSPRARRNSSTTTTAVNNGVTGDGFSTVIGGNNHHLYPNEMNIPSNPHFRPKPVSYDPSIPPNHVKVFSRTLFIGGVPMNMKEWDLSNLLRPYAEAQSIIMNNHRKHAFVKVYSRREAENVLMNFNKDGSSQLRLRWGVGFGPRDCCDYQNGTSIIPIHRLTDVDQKWAVSAQWGGTGGQPLTTGVVFEEPDIIVGEGVSSKAISKKMPTDSRHGPKSAKAFNSPPAAAPIPMQQTQGMPYGSTNQMYPQMQGPPPPQQQMGYGQPYPQPQQAHMAPPPPQQQGNIDPTAQLNSLMNMLSQQQQRN; the protein is encoded by the coding sequence ATGAGTAGCAGCGAGACAGAAGAAGGAATTCAAAGTTTTGTAACCACCTTGgaatcatttaaagaattgaaatccGGTATTTCAGCTTCTCgtattaaaaaattaaccACTTATTCCCTTGACCACGTTgatcaagaagaacaacTAATATCTCTAATAGTCGAGTATTCGAAAACTTGTCCAGACTCTCATAAGTTGGGTTCTTTATATATCATTGATTCAATTGGTAGAGCATACTTGGACGAGGCAAGATATAAAGAGGAGTACATTAAGCCTACGGCGAAGAGCGGTTCATGCGCTCATGGAGTCTATTTGCTTGGTGAAGCCATAAGAGATTTATTATCTGAGGCTATTTCTAAGAGTAGTGATGATCATAAAAATAAGATTCGTACTTTGATAGATATTTGGGATAGAGCTGGTCTGTTCCAAAAGAATTACTTGAATTCAATAAGAGCTAGATTTTTTGCCATGGCACCATCTTCCACGTCAACGACCTCTACCTCAAAAAATGTATCTTCCACGTCTTTACCAGAGGACCCAAAGGAAAGATGTACtctaattttaaataacTTGACACCATTAAGGCAAATTCCCAATGTTAACATTCCTGAAGAATTATCGCTAGTTGATGATCCTACTAAGCAACATACTGCTCTAttacaattattgaaggaTATTCAAGCTGCCACTCAGTTTGTTCAGATGGAGTCACAGTCTGTAGTGGCACCACCTCCTCCAAAACAAGTGGCTCACATAACTGCTGAATATGGTAGTAGACGTGACCGTGTACGTGATCAAAGAGGAGGACGTAATAGATCAAGATCACCAAGGGCCAGAAGAAACTCTTCAACGACTACAACAGCTGTAAATAACGGTGTTACTGGTGATGGTTTCTCAACGGTCATTGGTGGTAACAATCATCATTTATACCCAAATGAAATGAACATCCCATCAAATCCCCATTTCAGACCTAAGCCGGTATCCTATGATCCAAGCATACCACCTAATCATGTCAAAGTCTTCAGCAGAACTCTTTTCATTGGTGGTGTCCCCATGAATATGAAAGAATGGGACTTATCTAACTTGCTAAGACCATACGCAGAAGCTCAATCCATCATTATGAACAACCATCGTAAACATGCTTTTGTGAAGGTTTATTCAAGACGTGAAGCTGAAAACgttttaatgaattttaACAAGGATGGTTCTTCTCAACTAAGATTACGTTGGGGTGTTGGCTTTGGACCAAGAGATTGTTGTGATTACCAAAACGGTACAAGTATAATTCCAATCCATAGATTGACTGACGTAGACCAAAAATGGGCTGTTAGTGCTCAATGGGGTGGTACCGGTGGTCAACCCTTGACTACAGGTGTTGTTTTTGAAGAACCAGATATCATTGTAGGTGAAGGTGTCTCATCAAAGGcaatttccaagaaaatgcCTACAGATTCAAGACATGGTCCTAAATCTGCAAAGGCCTTCAACTCTCCTCCGGCTGCCGCTCCAATACCTATGCAACAAACACAAGGTATGCCATATGGTTCTACAAATCAAATGTACCCACAAATGCAAGGCCCACCTCCACCTCAGCAACAGATGGGGTACGGTCAACCTTATCCTCAACCACAACAGGCGCACATggcaccaccaccacctcAACAGCAAGGAAACATCGACCCAACTGCACAATTGAATTCGTTAATGAACATGCTAAGCCAACAGCAACAACGTAACTAA
- the MPA43 gene encoding Mpa43p (ancestral locus Anc_1.111) has translation MEIGIGIDVGSTSVRIGIFNYEDGTTIKTIVKEMLYKHEPDSKLWHYTQNAFVMRDSIFTALEELHVNSYIVKICGVSATCSMVFLQRDSPADHLRPLTIIHEETNNTDSIIFWKDHTAQPEAQRLNNKLRTANEGLSGKENKILSTLGSRSGFIGEMAIPKLSRLINLIKEGFYETPHILEVYDLHVYIAQTLAQKYDWNTVHLQNKPNVNGIGIDGELQGWDLSFYVWALPETSFPICIGPSKVINETSIVRPKSCIDCYASWFSTDACTKDDTLFMAAGTSTCCLYAMPRSALEYFGEQQQPLSLFWGPFTNVLDKDKKSSFEIGFSETGILLEKLFNKHQITASWSVAESINYVENQIAIYERKKSHSIYLEPEIYLFLKYLTLNKPSGRDTPDTPDLFGNDGVTDSTLGLIFKYIAILEYLAYQVSNLILQFQKEKIIINHLVLSGSQAQNKRLLDLILFMHDGTIDIIVPAEDWKFGAMKGAFYLGKAYFLHQSIVDFLKSRKNADQIVICTRSETSILKENSFEEQTLITAMFQNQSRSLYK, from the coding sequence ATGGAGATTGGTATTGGTATTGATGTGGGATCAACTAGTGTCAGAATTGGAATCTTCAACTATGAGGATGGGACTACGATAAAAACAATTGTGAAGGAAATGCTTTATAAGCATGAACCAGACAGCAAATTATGGCACTATACTCAGAATGCCTTTGTAATGAGGGATTCAATCTTTACCGCCTTGGAAGAATTGCATGTCAATTCCTATATTGTTAAGATATGTGGTGTTTCAGCTACATGTTCGATGGTATTTCTTCAACGTGATTCCCCGGCAGATCATCTCAGACCACTTACAATAATACACGAGGAAACTAATAATACTGACTCTATTATCTTTTGGAAAGATCATACTGCTCAACCAGAGGCGCAAAGACTTAACAATAAACTCAGAACTGCAAATGAAGGGCTTTCCGggaaggaaaataaaatattgtcAACATTAGGTTCAAGATCTGGGTTTATTGGTGAAATGGCAATTCCTAAGTTAAGTCGATTGatcaatttgataaaagaGGGATTTTATGAGACCCCCCACATACTGGAGGTCTATGATTTACATGTTTATATTGCACAAACACTAGCACAGAAATATGACTGGAACACTGTACATCTACAAAATAAGCCGAACGTGAACGGAATTGGTATCGATGGGGAATTACAGGGCTGGGATTTATCATTTTACGTCTGGGCTTTACCAGAAACGTCTTTCCCTATATGTATTGGTCCTTCAAAGGTAATAAATGAAACATCTATAGTAAGACCGAAAAGTTGTATTGATTGCTATGCCAGTTGGTTTTCCACTGATGCTTGCACAAAGGATGATACACTCTTTATGGCTGCAGGTACTTCTACATGTTGCTTGTATGCAATGCCAAGAAGTGCCTTAGAATATTTTGgggaacaacaacaacctcTGTCTTTATTTTGGGGACCATTTACGAACGTATTAGATAAGGATAAAAAAAGCTCTTTCGAAATTGGTTTCTCTGAAACAGGTATTCTATTGgagaaattatttaataagCATCAAATAACAGCATCCTGGAGTGTTGCTGAAAGTATAAACTACGTGGAAAATCAGATTGCCATCTATGAGCGAAAAAAGAGCCACTCAATCTATTTAGAACCTGAAATCTACTTGTTTCTCAAGTACCTTACATTAAACAAGCCATCTGGTAGAGATACACCCGATACCCCAGATTTATTTGGAAATGATGGGGTTACTGACTCAACTTTAGGATTgatttttaaatatattgCAATATTAGAATATCTAGCATACCaagtttccaatttgataCTCCAGTTtcagaaagagaaaataataatcaaCCATCTAGTACTATCTGGAAGCCAAGCTCAGAATAAGAGGTTGCTTGATCTTATACTATTCATGCACGATGGCACAATTGATATAATAGTACCAGCCGAGGATTGGAAATTTGGTGCAATGAAAGGTGCATTCTATCTTGGCAAGGCATATTTTTTACATCAATCCATTGTCgatttcttgaaatctAGGAAAAATGCTGATCAAATTGTGATCTGTACAAGAAGTGAAACATccatattgaaagaaaattcttttgaagaGCAAACACTAATAACAGCAATGTTTCAAAACCAGTCCAGAAGCCTTTATAAATGA
- the RAD50 gene encoding MRX complex DNA-binding subunit (ancestral locus Anc_1.110) has translation MSAIYKLSIQGIRSFDSNDRETIEFGKPLTLIVGSNGSGKTTIIECLKYATTGDLPPNSKGGVFVHDPKITGEKDIRAQVKLAFTSANGITMIVTRNIQLLAKKTTNTFKTLEGQLAAINQNGDRTTLSTRSIELDTQVPLYLGVPKAILEYVIFCHQEDSLWPLSEPSNLKKKFDEIFQAMKFTKAIDNLKAIKKDMTVDIKLLKQSVEHLRVDRDRSRGTKMNIVQLQAQIDEYQMKVKDVEIELQKITEQSDKLFKSNQEFQQVLSKIQNLRMLDKHLKEEIENVSNSVELISLPKQELEELLANFSKSFDENEQEVKKIEVEIDILKRDANQSQSKYTGLVRKMGELQAREEAYKKNVITLESLSMAFSDRYNLGYVGNKPQEFFEKSKKFNDDLNTSFSNFEKESRNRLKSLENELSEITNSETIQNQRLEYSKADQQKISAEIEKLTSELTINEFTHSDLEAAKAKLNQYNEKLTSWENDDIITKLNSTLKEKNDQMIIAESDLQQIQERIMKTNQQADLFAKLALIKGSLKEKLHSLEKVTEKVTNDERARNWKLTVPDDLDMDFKRFYINLQKEIAVNNKNIHEKDKSYTEANIKLTNAQKEIENSKETEQRLITALQSALPEDCSIDEYDEVVLETELSYKTALENLKMHQTTLEFNRKALEIAERDSCCYLCSRKFETADFKSKLLQELKAKTDANFETTLKDTVKEEKEYLDSLRALERDVIKLHSTQTNSKNLGNGLTSLVEHVSSLKKELAKVEEIGNGLKEDRDHCEKVLRPLVDQVAQLRKETRDLEKESQDLSEELQIYGDSDGGVQTVDELNQQQQDKNNFMRQLRKDIQDLQNERESKMREHSTLLNVIKDRNLKINEIERVLQRKQNIDDDLHSKNAELKEILLRIQTLKTELIELRNKKQELSKVLNNEMERFSGEMEAKRKNLGSITSYLDRISNLKQEVSEFDNSGAKDLGMCIQESEDIQKEIAYITKDIEVKQNHLNSKKDKLKDSSNEKRNLEQNIHLANLRAKLKETENDISRLDIQNAEAERDKYQQESLRLRNLFEKLSAENAGKLGEIKQLQSQVDSLSQQLRSDYKDVDEKYHKEWVSLQTRTFVTDDIDTYSKALDSAIMRYHGLKMQDINRIIDELWKRTYSGTDIDTIKIRSDEVSSTVRGKSYNYRVVMYKQDAELDMRGRCSAGQKVLASIIIRLALSETFGINCGVIALDEPTTNLDEENIESLAKSLSNIIEMRRHQKNFQLIVITHDEKFLNHMNASQFTDHFFQVKRDDRQKSQIEWVDITKVAE, from the coding sequence ATGAGTGCTATTTACAAACTTTCTATCCAGGGGATTAGATCATTTGACTCTAATGACCGGGAAACAATTGAGTTTGGTAAACCCTTGACGCTAATCGTGGGGTCCAATGGGTCTGGGAAGACCACCATTATTGAATGTTTGAAATATGCCACTACTGGAGATTTACCGCCAAATAGTAAAGGTGGTGTTTTTGTTCACGATCCCAAGATTACTGGGGAGAAAGATATTCGAGCGCAAGTGAAGTTGGCTTTTACTAGTGCTAATGGAATTACTATGATCGTAACCAGAAATATTCAACTATTAGCAAAGAAGACTACGAACACTTTTAAGACGTTAGAAGGACAGCTTGCTGCGATTAATCAAAATGGTGATAGAACGACGTTAAGTACAAGATCCATCGAGCTAGATACACAAGTACCCTTATATTTGGGAGTTCCCAAAGCAATCTTAGAATATGTTATCTTTTGTCACCAAGAGGACAGTTTATGGCCATTGAGCGAACCatccaatttgaagaagaagtttgATGAGATTTTTCAAGCAATGAAGTTTACCAAGgcaattgataatttaaaaGCTATCAAAAAGGATATGACAGTCGATATTAAGTTATTGAAACAATCGGTGGAACATTTAAGAGTAGATAGAGATAGGTCCAGAGGCACAAAGATGAATATTGTTCAATTGCAGGCACAAATAGATGAGTATCAAATGAAAGTAAAGgatgttgaaattgaacTACAAAAGATAACAGAACAATCTGATAAACTATTTAAATCCAACcaagaatttcaacaaGTTCTGTCAAAGATTCAAAACCTGAGAATGTTAGATAAACATTTgaaggaagaaattgaaaatgtcaGCAACTCTGTGGAACTCATTTCATTACCAAAGCAAGAGTTGGAAGAATTACTTGccaatttttccaaatcattcgatgaaaatgaacaagaagtaaaaaagattgaagttgaaattgatattcTGAAGAGGGACGCGAATCAATCCCAATCTAAATATACTGGCTTAGTAAGGAAAATGGGTGAATTACAAGCAAGAGAAGAGGCGTATAAGAAAAATGTGATTACATTAGAGTCATTATCTATGGCATTTTCTGATCGTTATAATTTAGGATATGTGGGAAACAAACCTCAAGAATTTTTTGAGAAAtctaagaaatttaatgatgacCTTAATACCTCATTTTcgaattttgaaaaggaatCAAGAAATCGTTTAAAATCTTTAGAAAACGAACTATCTGAAATAACTAACTCCGAAACGATTCAAAACCAAAGATTAGAATATAGTAAAGCTGACcaacaaaaaatatctgctgaaattgaaaaattaactTCAGAGTTGACAATTAACGAGTTTACTCATTCGGATCTGGAAGCTGCGAAAGCGAAATTAAACCAGTATAATGAAAAACTGACTTCTTGggaaaatgatgatatcATTACTAAACTGAATTcaactttgaaagaaaaaaatgatcAAATGATAATCGCAGAAAGTGATCTTCAACAAATACAGGAACGCATAATGAAAACTAATCAGCAAGCAGATTTATTCGCTAAGCTAGCATTGATTAAAGGCTCTCTAAAAGAAAAGTTACATTCATTGGAAAAAGTAACTGAAAAGGTTACTAATGATGAAAGGGCTCGTAACTGGAAGTTAACAGTTCCTGATGATCTTGATATGGATTTCAAAAGGTTTTATATTAACCTACAAAAGGAGATTGCTGTCAATAACAAAAACATACACGAGAAAGACAAATCATACACAGAAGCAAATATAAAACTAACGAACGCTCAGaaagaaatagaaaatTCGAAGGAGACGGAGCAACGCCTTATAACTGCATTACAATCTGCACTACCTGAAGATTGTTCCATTGATGAGTATGATGAAGTAGTACTAGAAACAGAACTATCTTACAAGACAGCTTTAgagaatttaaaaatgcaTCAAACAACATTAGAGTTTAACCGAAAGGCGCTGGAGATTGCTGAACGAGACAGTTGTTGTTATCTTTGTTCGAGGAAGTTTGAAACTGCTGACTTCAAAAGCAAACTCCTACAAGAGTTGAAAGCCAAAACAGATgccaattttgaaactacCTTGAAAGATACAGtcaaagaagagaaggaaTACCTAGATAGTCTGAGGGCCTTAGAAAGAGATGTAATCAAGCTTCATTCAACCCAAACGAATTCCAAGAACCTCGGCAATGGACTTACTTCACTGGTAGAGCATGTATCTAGCCTAAAAAAGGAGTTGGCTAAAGTAGAAGAAATCGGGAACGGATTAAAAGAAGACAGAGACCATTGTGAGAAAGTGCTACGACCACTTGTTGATCAAGTTGCTCAATTAAGGAAGGAAACTAGAGATTTAGAAAAGGAATCTCAAGACCTATCCGAGGAATTACAAATATATGGCGATTCTGATGGCGGTGTTCAAACTGTAGATGAGCTAAACCAACAGCAGCAAGATAAGAACAATTTCATGCGTCAGTTGAGAAAAGATATTCaagatttacaaaatgaaCGTGAGTCAAAGATGAGAGAGCACTCGACGTTACTAAACGTAATTAAGGATCGTAATTTAAAAATCAATGAAATAGAAAGGGTATTACAAAGAAAGCagaatattgatgatgatctCCATTCAAAGAACGCCGAACTGAAAGAAATACTATTAAGAATTCAAACGTTAAAGACTGAGCTTATTGAACTAAGAAATAAAAAGCAAGAACTGTCCAAAGTTTTAAACAATGAGATGGAACGTTTTTCTGGGGAGATGGAGGccaaaaggaaaaatttggGAAGCATAACCAGCTATTTAGACCGTATTTCTAACCTAAAACAGGAGGTCTCTGAGTTCGATAATAGTGGTGCAAAAGACTTAGGAATGTGTATCCAGGAATCTGAAGACAtacaaaaagaaattgcATATATCActaaagatattgaagtAAAACAGAACCATTTAAATAGTAAGAAAGATAAACTAAAGGATTCCAGtaatgaaaagagaaatcttgaacaaaatattcatctaGCCAATCTCCGTGCgaaattaaaggaaacTGAGAATGATATATCAAGGTTAGATATTCAGAATGCAGAAGCTGAACGAGATAAATATCAACAAGAATCGTTACGTTTAAGGAATTTATTCGAAAAACTAAGTGCCGAAAATGCTGGTAAACTTGGTGAAATCAAGCAACTACAAAGTCAAGTCGACTCATTGTCTCAACAGTTACGTTCTGATTATAAGGATGTGgatgaaaaatatcataAGGAATGGGTATCCCTACAAACTAGGACATTTGTTACGGATGACATTGATACATATTCTAAGGCACTGGATAGTGCAATTATGAGATACCATGGCTTAAAAATGCAGGATATTAATAGaatcattgatgaattatgGAAGCGCACTTATAGTGGAACCGATATTGACACGATTAAGATACGATCTGATGAGGTAAGTAGCACTGTTCGTGGAAAGTCATATAATTACCGTGTGGTTATGTACAAGCAAGATGCGGAACTTGATATGAGGGGGCGATGTTCTGCTGGACAAAAAGTTCTTGCCTccatcattattagattGGCACTCTCGGAAACCTTCGGCATCAATTGTGGGGTTATTGCCTTAGATGAACCAACCACCAACTTAGATGAGGAAAACATTGAAAGTCTAGCAAAATCATTGAGTAATATTATCGAAATGAGAAGACACCAaaagaattttcaattgattgtTATTACTCATGATGAGAAATTTCTCAATCATATGAATGCATCTCAATTTACGGACCATTTCTTTCAAGTCAAAAGAGATGACAGACAAAAGTCTCAAATTGAATGGGTAGATATTACTAAAGTGGCGGAGTGA
- the RPA49 gene encoding DNA-directed RNA polymerase I subunit RPA49 (ancestral locus Anc_1.112), translating to MSPKRSVQELEVESVQEHPSVAIGSFFKGVNVPQDAKFDLYKKKSSSSSAQDFLLHGENSRLEYEGATDHYASNATQSVIALYNKKTQKLQLYKTPILPSKVIAKSSKNLRGPTIKHTSTRNNAVLRNALGEAFGTKKAKKAIADMERNRIDSDKLTTVAVDIVDSVRVASKDLPTREELNDQVSNDRPTPVANLEATDVEQIYPVENIIPSREMQFIRVGSLLKEKDMEKKLELLPYQTKSKYVNKKLTTLSQMGNQGALKLQLLYYLNLLMGVYENRRCFSKVKLMERLNSPPETLVDGILDRFTVAKSGQMGRSKERSFFIDPQHEDKLLCFILVLVLHLDNFIVEVTPLAQELSIKPSKIVSLFRAIGAIVKGATVAQAEAFGIPKSAANTYKIATLKVPFKLPEMV from the coding sequence ATGTCCCCCAAGAGATCCGTCCAAGAACTTGAAGTGGAGTCTGTCCAAGAACATCCATCCGTCGCCATTGGAAGCTTCTTCAAAGGTGTCAATGTCCCACAGGATGCCAAGTTTGATTTatacaagaagaaatcatcatcttcttccgCACAGGATTTCCTGCTACATGGTGAGAACTCCAGATTGGAATATGAAGGTGCCACAGATCATTACGCAAGTAATGCCACCCAATCTGTCATTGCTCTTTATAACAAGAAGACTCAAAAGCTTCAACTTTATAAGACCCCAATCCTACCTTCAAAAGTGATTGCTAAATCATCCAAGAATTTGAGAGGACCCACTATTAAACACACTTCCACACGTAACAATGCGGTATTAAGAAATGCCTTAGGTGAAGCTTTTGGTACAAAGAAGGCCAAGAAGGCAATTGCTGATATGGAAAGAAATCGTATTGATTCTGATAAATTGACCACTGTCGCTGTTGATATTGTCGATTCTGTTCGTGTAGCATCAAAGGACTTGCCTACAAGAGAGGAATTAAATGATCAAGTGTCCAATGATAGACCAACACCTGTAGCTAATTTGGAAGCTACCGATGTGGAACAAATCTACCCTGTGGAAAACATAATACCTTCAAGAGAGATGCAATTCATTCGTGTTGGTAGCCtattaaaggaaaaagatatggaaaagaaattggagCTATTGCCTTATCAAacaaaatccaaatatgTCAATAAGAAATTGACAACTTTATCACAGATGGGGAACCAAGGTGCCCTAAAGTTacaattattatattacTTGAACTTATTGATGGGTGTGTATGAAAATAGAAGATGTTTTAGCAAGGTGAAACTAATGGAGAGATTGAATTCTCCACCAGAAACTCTTGTTGATGGGATTCTAGATAGATTTACAGTGGCCAAGTCAGGTCAAATGGGGAGATCCAAAGAGAGATCATTTTTTATTGACCCACAACATGAAGATAAATTGTTATGTTTCATTTTAGTCCTAGTATTACATTTGGATAATTTCATTGTGGAGGTCACTCCGCTAGCACAAGAACTAAGCATTAAACCATCCAAAATTGTGAGTTTGTTTAGAGCTATTGGTGCTATCGTTAAAGGTGCTACTGTAGCACAAGCTGAAGCATTTGGTATCCCAAAGAGTGCTGCTAACACTTATAAGATTGCCACATTGAAAGTACCTTTCAAGTTACCAGAAATGGTTTGA
- the CRS1 gene encoding cysteine--tRNA ligase (ancestral locus Anc_1.115), with the protein MGFYLNRIKVINSLLFRSPLRFQSPMSTAAPQSKVVQPKWLKPQPPSDIEAHTLKLYNSLTRSKDPFVPLSGTKQVSWYSCGPTVYDASHMGHARNYVSIDINRRILQDYFGYDINFVQNVTDIDDKIIIRARQNYLFDQFVDAAKGSVDTEKVQLALDEYIVKNLKLDKTMNFDEFQKWNESLDMEKEKEINPKLPMHITAIKNTFTALTTLTNEPDQFYKNVKDVLVPLLDKELGSTINDPEIFRKLPAYWERQFDTDMSNLNVLAPTITTRVSEYVPEIIAFVERIISNGYAYATTDGSVYFDTVKFDSSDKHAYAKCQPWNKGQLDLIEDAEGSLSNFVDSTKRSKNDFALWKASKPGEPRWDSPWGAGRPGWHIECSVMASDVHGSSMDIHSGGIDLAFPHHDNELAQSEACFDNEQWVNYFLHTGHLHIEGQKMSKSLKNFITIDEAMKMYSGRQLRLAFASVQWNNQLDFKEALIHEVKSTESTLNNFFKNVRALNNDYLAQLAERERETPISKKFTDLERSLMEQLKVSQDKVHVSFCDNLATPQALKALVELVTCTNTYISTVGANLKIEPVLAIAKYVTKILNIIGFPARPDQLGWVDSTGASSSANESSVEDIAMPYVKCLSTFRDQVRDLAIAKANVSEFLKLTDKIRDQDLLRLNVALDDRNGQSALVKFLTVEEREAMLKINEEKFAREQAKLQKKLEQQKLKELKEQERKEKAKVRAEDMFRTEDYSVWDEQGLPTKDKEGNDVTKSMTKKLKKQWEQQNKLHQEYFGSA; encoded by the coding sequence ATGGGTTTCTACCTTAATCGTATCAAGGTTATCAATAGTTTGTTGTTTCGTTCACCATTGCGCTTTCAGTCACCTATGTCCACAGCCGCCCCTCAATCTAAGGTTGTCCAGCCAAAATGGCTCAAGCCACAACCACCATCTGACATTGAAGCTCACACTTTGAAACTCTACAACTCATTGACCAGATCTAAGGATCCATTTGTTCCATTATCAGGTACGAAGCAAGTTTCGTGGTATTCTTGTGGTCCTACCGTGTATGATGCATCTCATATGGGCCATGCTAGAAATTATGTCTCCATCGATATCAATAGAAGAATCCTTCAAGATTATTTTGGTTATGATATCAATTTCGTACAAAATGTGACTGATATTGATGACAAAATTATCATTAGAGCTAgacaaaattatttatttgatcaatttGTTGATGCGGCCAAGGGTTCTGTCGATACGGAAAAGGTTCAATTGGCCCTCGATGAATATATCGTTAAGAATCTTAAATTAGATAAGACCATgaattttgatgaatttcaaaaatggaatGAATCCCTAGATATggagaaagaaaaggaaattaaCCCAAAGTTACCCATGCACATTACCGCAATTAAGAATACATTCACAGCATTGACCACTTTGACCAATGAACCTGATCAATTTTACAAGAATGTCAAAGATGTTTTAGTGCCATTATTGGATAAAGAATTGGGGTCTACCATTAATGATCCAGAAATTTTCCGTAAGTTGCCAGCATACTGGGAAAGACAATTTGATACTGATATGAGTAACTTGAATGTTTTGGCACCTACCATTACTACTCGTGTTTCCGAGTATGTTCCCGAAATTATCGCTTTTGTCGAACGTATAATATCCAATGGGTACGCCTATGCCACCACAGATGGATCAGTGTATTTCGACACTGTCAAGTTTGATTCATCTGATAAGCATGCCTATGCTAAATGTCAACCATGGAATAAAGGTCAATTGGATTTGATTGAAGATGCAGAAGGCTCTTTGTCCAATTTTGTTGATTCTACAAAGAGATCTAAGAATGATTTTGCATTATGGAAGGCATCAAAACCAGGTGAACCTCGTTGGGATTCTCCTTGGGGTGCAGGCAGACCAGGATGGCACATTGAATGTTCTGTGATGGCATCTGATGTTCATGGGTCCTCGATGGATATTCATTCAGGTGGTATCGATTTGGCATTTCCTCATCATGATAACGAATTGGCTCAATCTGAAGCATGCtttgataatgaacaaTGGGTTAATTATTTCTTACATACAGGCCATTTACATATTGAAGGTCAAAAAATGtctaaatctttaaagaatttcatTACCATTGATGAAGCTATGAAAATGTATTCTGGGAGACAATTAAGGTTGGCTTTTGCTTCTGTTCAGTGGAATAATCAATtagatttcaaagaagCTTTGATCCATGAAGTTAAATCCACAGAATCCacattgaacaatttcttcaagaatgTAAGAGCTTTGAACAATGATTACTTGGCTCAATTAGCAGAACGTGAGAGAGAAACTCcaatttccaagaaatttacCGATTTGGAAAGATCATTAATGGAACAACTTAAGGTTTCACAGGATAAAGTTCATGTTTCATTCTGTGATAACTTAGCTACACCTCAGGCACTAAAGGCTCTTGTGGAATTGGTCACCTGCACAAACACATATATTTCCACTGTGGGTGCAAATCTGAAAATTGAACCAGTGTTGGCCATTGCCAAATATGTGACTAAAATCTTAAATATAATTGGATTTCCAGCTCGTCCAGATCAATTAGGATGGGTTGACAGTACTGGCGCTTCTTCCTCTGCTAATGAAAGCTCGGTTGAAGACATTGCTATGCCCTACGTGAAATGTTTATCCACTTTCAGAGACCAAGTACGTGACTTAGCCATTGCGAAGGCAAATGTTTCAGAATTCTTGAAGTTGACTGATAAGATTAGAGATCAAGATTTGTTGAGGTTGAATGTGGCTTTAGATGATAGAAATGGTCAATCAGCTTTGGTCAAATTTTTAACTGTTGAGGAACGTGAAGCAATGTTGaagattaatgaagaaaaatttgcTAGAGAGCAAGCTAAATtgcaaaaaaaattggaacaacaaaagttaaaggaattaaaagaacaagaaagaaaggaaaaggcTAAGGTACGTGCTGAGGATATGTTTAGAACAGAAGACTACTCTGTTTGGGACGAACAAGGTCTTCCAACAAAGGACAAGGAAGGAAATGATGTTACAAAAAGTATGActaaaaaattgaagaaacaatggGAGCAACAAAACAAGTTAcatcaagaatattttggtTCTGCATAG